GGCTGTACTGCTCGGTATACGGCAAACGTGTTGGGATCGGTGTCGCGCGCAGCCCCGGTATCGAGTTATTCGTCGTGCCCGCGGCAGGGTCAGCGAACGTCGTATTCTGCACCGTCAGGTTGTTCAGGAACGGAGCGTTGGTGAAGATGTTGTTCTCGTAGATGCCCGTCAGCGTCGAGTCCCACACGAGACCCCAGCCGCCACGAACGGCGGTGGTATTGCTGGGGAACGGGCTCCACGCAAAGCCGAGACGTGGCGAGAACTTTCCACCCGACTCCGGTCCAACCTTGCTGCCCCACGGCGAGTTGAGGTTGTTGACGATGATGCCGTTGTAGGGATCACCCGTTCCCGGAATATAGGTGGACGGCGTACCCGTCACAAGCGTCGGAGCATTCGCCGGGATGAACTTATCGGCGTCGAAGTTCGTGAGCATGTTCTTCGCGTCCCACGGCTGACGGAACTGCGAGTAACGAACGCCAACATTGAGCGTCAGCTGCGGAAGGACGCGATAGTCGTCCTGCGCGTAGAACTCGTACTCGGTCTTGCGAATGTCAGGACGCAGATCGAGCGAAGTTTGCGTGAAGGTTGCGTTGATACCGAGCAGGAAGTTCGCCCACGTCTGCTCTGAGCTGATGCCGCCCGGCGCAAGCGCCGTGGTTGCGAAGGCGAAGTTGCCGGCGTTCGTGCTGGCGTTATTTTCGGTCTTCTCGTAGTAGTTATAGGTCGCACCGAACTTCAATGTCTGGCGGCCGGTAGCAAACGTCACGTTATCGAAACCGTTGAAGTTACGGCTGTAGTTGTCGTAGTCACCGAAGCCCTTCACCGCATTGAAGCCGGTGATCGAAATGCCCGGGATCGAGTCAACCGTGCTGCGGAACGGGAGCGTGACGTTCACGTCCGGCGAGTTCTTCTTCGCCATCAACCCGATGGGCTGGCTGAAGCGGCGTCCTGTGGTGTACGCAAAGGCCACTTCATTCAGCAGGGTCGGACGAATCACCGAGGTAAGGCGCGCCATGATGTTGCCGCCCGGCGAGGACGACTGCGTTGTTGACGCATTCGGGATCGTCGCGTTGATCTGGTAGCCATAAGGCTCCACCGTATTGATAGCATCGCGGATGTAGCGGACCGTCATCGACTCGCGCGGCGAAAAAGAATGATCGAAGCGCGCAAGTTCCTGGTGCAGGTCATAGATAGAGCGGCCGGTGGAGATGAGGAGATAGCTGGTCGGCGTTCCATCAGGAATCTTGCTGTAAACGTCCTTGATGTATTCCTGCGCGATCGGGCTGATGTTCGTGATGTTCGTCGTATAAGCGCCCGGCGTACATGCGGTAGCCTTCGCGGTCGTAAAGCTCGTACAGACCTGATGGGTGAAGATGCCCTTCTTCAGGTCAGCCGTCGGTGCAAGACCACCACCCTGCGTCTGGTACTGAAGAATGCGGCGCGCCTCTTCCGAGAAGAAGAAGAACGTATCGTGCATCTTCGGCACGGGTCCGCCCACCGAACCGCCGAAGTCGTTGTAGCGCAGCGGCGGTCGCACAATGCCCTTGTGGTTGTTGAGTGCGCTGTTGGCGTTCAGCACATCGTTACGGAAGAACTCATACAAGTCGCCGTGATACTTGCTGCCACCGGCGACCGTGATGACATTGACCTGCGACGCAGCGTTGCGGCCATACTCCGCGCTGTAAACACCGCGTGTCACCTTGAACTCTGCAATCGCATCGATCGAAGGCGTATTGACGAGCGTCGTGTTTGCACCGCGATCGAGGTTGTCCGCGCCGTCGAGCAGGAATGCATTGGCCGATACGCGTCCGCCGTTCAGCGAATACGTCAGCGAGTTCACGCTGCCGGTCGGGTTCACCGCGCCGATCGTCAACTCGTCGCTACCGGCAGTGTTCGTCACGCCTGGCAGCAATGCCAGCAAACCGAGGAAGTTGCGGTTGACGATGGAAAGCTGCTGCACTTCACTGCGCGAAATGATCTGCTCCGACGCCGAAGTTTGCGTCTGCACCTGCACCGCATCAGCATTCACGGTGATGACTTCATCCGCCGCGCCCGGCACCATCTTGATCGCGAAATTCAAGCGATCCGATACGTGCAGCTCAATGCTCGTCTGGTCGACAGATCGGAAGCCCGTGGCCGAGATGTGAATCGCATAGTGACCCACCGGCAGCAATGTGGCGTTGAACTCAGCCTCGCCGTTCGTCTTCAGCGAACGGATCTTCTGCTTCGTATCGGTGTTGATCACGTCTACGCGCGCTCCCGGCAACAGCCCGCCGGTGGAGTCCGTCACGCGTCCGACGATGGTTCCCGTGATCTCCTGCGAGACCGCCGGAGCGCTCGCCAGAAGCGACGACCCCACACACGCCGCGCCGAAAATCAGCGGGCGAAATACTTGCTTTGCGCGACCTCTGCCAGAAGACAGGAAGAACAGCATGGAGCAACTCCGATTGCAGGTGAGTAACTGTCCTCTACTGATATGTCAGTGATACACGGATGTCAACAGATTTTTACATTTCGTTACGACAGTGACCGGAATAACGAGTGCTTCGCTCAAAATGAGCGAATGTGCCGCCGCTCGCCGCAGTTTGAGCGCGGGCGCGGATTTGATATTGATCGATTTCGGACGCGGCTCTCGACGGACTCCAGGGCGCGCACGAAGCCACCCCGCATCAGCATCAAGTCGGAGCGTTTATTGCCCTGATGAGGGTGGGTACCTGCCTTGAGCGCTGCCGCTTATTCGCCGATCAGGTGCAGAACGATTTCGCGACGGTGCGGGTGCACGCGATGCTCGAAGAGGTAAATACCCTGCCACGTCCCCAGCGCCATGCGACCGTTTACGAACGGGATGGAGAGCTGAACCTGCGTAAGCGCCGTCTTCAGATGAGCGGGCATATCGTCCGCGCCTTCGTAGTTGTGCTCGTAAGGGCCATCGTCTGGGGCGATCTGGTCGAAGTAAGCGCGGATGTCGGTCCGCACCGTGGGGTCAGCGTTTTCCTGAATCAGCAGCGACGCCGACGTGTGCCGGCAGAAAACCGTGACCAGTCCCGTCCGCATCTCCTGACGCCCTGCCCACTCGGCCACGCTTGGAGTGAACTCGTAGAGTCCCTTCCCACGCGTGGCGATTTCCAGCTTGTGCACAGCCTGCTTCAAGTCCGCCCCCTTTGGCAGTATAAGGGGAGCCAGCGACCTTAGGCCGATCGAGTCGCGGCCTCCTGCCGCAGCCTGATCGCGATGCGCAGTCCACCACCAGAGCGGTTGTGAGCCGAGATACCTCCGTGGTGCAGGCGCGCCGCGCGCTCGGCGATCGAAAGCCCCAGGCCGAATCCGCCCGTAGAGCTGCCGCGTGCAGAGTCCGTCCGGAAGAAGGCGCGGAACAACATCGCCAGGCTCTCCTCGGGCACGCCGGGGCCGCGATCAGCGACCTCGATCGTCACAAAGCTGGATGGCCTGGCCGCGCGGTCCTTTGAGCTCTGCCGGAGGCTCTCGGAGCCGAGCGCGATCTCCACCTCCGTCCCCGGATGCGTGTAGCGGATCGCATTCCGCGCCACGTTCTCCACCATGCGGCGCAGCAGCTCGGCGTTGCCGTCCACGAAGAGCGGCGAGGTGGGCACGCGGAGGTTCACACTGCACTGTCGGCGCTCGGCTTCGAATCGCAGGTCCGGCATCATCGACTCGACGAGTTCGCGGACCTCGATGCGCTCACGGGATGCGATCTCCTGCGTGCTTTCCATCAGCGAAAGCGTCAGCATCTGGCCGATCAGATCGTTCACGCGCTCCGCTTCAATCTCCATGCGATCGAGCTCGGGCAACGGCGCACCGCTCTGCTCGCGCGCCATTTCAAGCGCAAGCCGCAGCCGGGCCAGCGGCGACCGAAGCTCGTGGCTCACATCGCGCACGAGCATCTTCTGCGCCTCCATCAAGCCGCTGATGCGGTCTGCCATGTAGTTGAAGTCGAGCATCAGACTCCGCACATCAGCACCGCCCCATCCACTGAAGCGACCCTTGGATACCGGCAGCCGTACCGAGAGATCGCCTGCAGAGAAGTCACGAAACGCTCTCGACAATGCGCGCACCGGCAACGTCAGCAGGAACGCAAACAGGAAGGTGATGACCAACGAAACCGGCAACGCCACGCCCGGCAGATGCGGGAACCACGGACGCGGTACATACGGGCCGTGATGCAACACCACGTATTGCTGCTGCCCGAGACTCGCCGGCGTCGCCGTGATCCATTCGCTTCCATGGTGCAAACCCACGACGTGATTGCTGCGCACAGAATCGCGCACCAGCTCTACCGTTTTTGCATCGAGAGCCGCGCCGCACATCGTTTGCCCGGACGTGTTCGAGAGCACGTAGTACTGACGAATGCGCGGAGGAAAGTCACATCCGTGGTGTTGATAGATAGCGACGACTGACTCGTTGACCTGCTCCGCATCCTGCTGAGAGAACGCAAAGATGTTTTCGAGCGAACCATGCGCGCCGTCGGGGTTCAGCGCAGTCGCCACAAGGAAGATGCCGATCGTCACCAGCCAGAACGCGACGAACATCTGCAGGAAGAATGTCCGCATTTATCGCTCCCCGCCATCGCCTTCCGGCACGAAGATGTAACCGCTGTTGCGCACCGAACGAATGCCGCCGTGAAAGCCTGCAAGCTGCTCGAGCTTGCGTCGCAAGCGCGAGACGGTCATGTCCACGGTGCGATCGAAGGGGCGAGACGCGCGCTCAAAAACCGTCAGCGAAAGCTCATCGCGGCTGATCACCTCATGCGCTCTCTCAAGAAAGAATTGCAGCAACATGAACTCCGCATCCGTGAGCGGCACAAGTCGCTGACGAAACGAGATCGCACGCTTTAGCGAATCGACACTGAAGCCGCTCACCTCGGTGGACGATGCGGTCTTCTCTGCGGTCGCCTGTGAGCGCCGCAGAATCGCTTTCATCCTCGCCATCAACTCGCGCGGGTTGAACGGCTTACCAAGATAGTCGTCCGCGCCGAGCTCGAGGCCGACGATGCGATCGATCTCTTCTCCGCGAGCGGTGAGCAAGAGCACGCGATGAGAATGCGCCTTATGCAGTCGGCGAAGCACCTCGAAGCCATCCATATCGGGCAGCATCACATCGACGATCACGAGGTGGGGCATTAGCGATGCCGCGGAGGCAAGTCCAGCTTCACCGGAGTGGGCCGTGGAGACGCTCCAGCCATGCGAGCCCAGATAGCTGCTGAGCATCTCGCAGAGCTCGACATCGTCATCCACAATCAGCACCGAGTCTGCTCCACTAGACGCCATCGCTCGCGGTTCTCCTCATCGCTGTCTATTGTCACGCAAAATCATGCCACTTTACCGGTCGTGACAAAGTGTTACAAACCGTGACGTTCGTGCTTCCGACTACCGCGTCTCCTTAGAGAGCGAGCTCTCTCGCGAGAGGACGGCACCCTGATGGCAGAACCGGCAGCCCTGAACACAACCCAGCCTACGCATTCACCCCAACGCAAACATCGTTGGCTTGCCTGGCTCCTCGGCGTGGTCGTCGTGCTGCTGTTGCTCGTGCCGCTCTTCCTGCACTCCAAGGACGCAACACCAGCTGGCCCGCCTGCCGGCGCTGGCACCTCCGTCACCGTCGAGGCCGTGAAGCAAGGATCGATGGATGTCTTCCTCGATGCCCTCGGCACGGTCACGCCGCTGCAGACCGTGAACGTATACAGCCAGGCCAGCGGTCGAGTCATGGCGGTCAACTACCGCGAGGGGCAGATGGTGCAGAAAGGACAATCTCTCGTAGAGATCGACCCGCGCCCTGTAGAAGCGCAACTGCAACAGGCTCTCGGCACCCTGGCGAAAGACCGCTCCGCACTCGAGCAGGACAAGGTGAATCTCAAGCGCTATCAGGACGCGCTTGCCGGCAACGCCATCGCGCAGCAGACGGTCTTCGACGCAGAAGCCACCGTGCGACAGGCCGAAGGCACCGTGCAAAACGACGAAGGCTCCGTTGCCTACTATCGCGTGCAGCTTTCTTACTGCCACATCGTCGCGCCCATCTCCGGACGCATCGGCCTGCGCCTCGTAGACCCCGGCAACACCATCTTCTCCGGCAGCAGTTCCACCATCGCGACGATCACGCAACTGAACCCGATCACAACGGTCTTCTCCATCGCCGAAGACCACATGCCAGCCGTACAGAAACAGATCCAGCAGCAGAAGGACGGACTGCGCGTAGATCTCTACGATCGCGCGCTGGAAAACAAACTTTCCACGGGTAAGCTGCTCACCTTTGACAACCAGGTAGACACCTCCACCGGCACCGTTCGCCTGCGTGCACAGTTCGACAACCAGTCCAATACGCTCTTCCCCAATCAGTTCGTCAATGCGCGACTCGAAGTGAATCGTCTTGAGAACGCGAAGATCGTCAGCACCGCAGCCGTGCAGTACAACGGTCAGCAGGCGTTCGTCTACACCATCGACCCGGCCAACAAGGTGCATCTGCAGAACGTCACCGTCATCAACACCGAAGGCAATCAGTCCGCCATCGATGGCATCAATGTCGGCGAGCGCGTCGTCACCAGCAACTTCGACCGCATTCAGGACGGCGGTAGCGTCTCCATCCAAGGCGCAAAGCCCGCCACGAAGACGACAGGACAAGCACGATGAACCTGTCCGAACTCTTCATCAAGCGGCCTGTTGCGACCATCCTGCTGATGGTCGCCATCCTTCTCGTGGGCGTTGTTTCCTACATGCAGCTGCCGATCTCCGCATTGCCTGAGGTGAACTACCCGACGATCCAGGTGCAGACGTTCTACCCCGGTGCAAGCCCGGACGTGATGTCCTCCACCGTAACGGGGCCGCTTGAGAAGCAGTTCGGACAGATTCAAGGACTGAGCCAGATGACCTCCACCTCCTCGGGCGGGTCCTCGGTCATCGTGCTTCAGTTTTCGCTCACCGAAGATATCGACGTCGCCGAGCAAGAGGTGCAAGCGGCCATCAACGCCGCTACCAGCTATCTTCCAGACGATCTTCCCGTACCGCCGATCTATAGCAAAACAAACCCCGCCGACGCACCGGTCCTTACGCTGGCGCTTACGTCAAAGAGCCTCACGCTTTCGCAAGTCGAAGACCTCGCCGACACACGCCTCGCACCAAAGATCTCTCAGCTTTCAGGCGTAGGACTTGTCACAATCCAAGGTGGACAGAAGCCTGCCGTTCGCATTCAAGCGAATCCTGTCGCGCTGTCTTCGTACGGCCTCACACTCGAAGACCTGCGAACTGCGCTCTCCAACAACAGCGTGAATGGCTCGAAGGGAACCTTCAACGGACCTCAGCAAGCGTACACGATCGACGCAAACGATCAGCTCACCTCGGCCGATCAATACAAGGACGTAGTCGTTGCCTACAAGAACGGCAACGCGGTCTTCGTCAAAGACATCGCCCACGTGACGAACTCGGTGGAGAACAACCAACTCGCCGCTTGGTCCGGTGAAACGCCTGCAATCATTCTCAACATTCAGCGCCAATCCAACGCGAACACGATCAAGGTCGTCGACTCGATTCAGGCGCTCCTCCCCGAGCTCAAGTCCACACTGCCGGCTTCCGTCGAAGTCCGCACTCTGACGGATCGTACCGTTACGGTACGCGCATCCGTTGAAGATGTGGAATACGAGCTTTTGCTCACCATTGGCCTCGTCGTTGCGGTCATCTTCATGTTCCTCCGCTCCTGGCGCGCGACCATCATCCCGGCCGTGGCCGTGCCGCTCTCGCTCATCGGCACCTTCGCGGCGATGTACGCGCTCGGCTATAGCCTGAACAATCTCACCCTGATGGCGCTGACTATCTCCACCGGCTTCGTGGTGGACGATGCCATCGTGATGATCGAAAACATCAGCCGCTATCTCGAAGAGGGCATGTCTCCGATGGAAGCTGCGCTCAAAGGATCCTCTGAAATCGGCTTCACGATCCTTTCGCTGACCGTCTCTCTCATCGCCGTGCTGATTCCCTTGCTCTTCATGAGCGACATCACGGGGCGTCTCTTCCGGGAGTTCGCCGTGACCCTCGCGGTCACGATCGTCATCTCCGCCGTCGTATCGCTCACCCTCACTCCGATGATGGCGTCTCGCCTGCTGAAGCACACGCCGCCGGAAGAAGAAGGTCGCTTCTATAAGTGGTCCGAGAATATCTTCGAGCGCATCATCCACTTCTACGGACGCACGCTCACCTGGGTACTTGGACGACAGATCGCGACACTCATCGTAGCGTTGCTCACGATCATCACCGCAGGTCTGCTCTACTACTACATCCCGAAGGGCTTCTTCCCCACGCAGGACACGGGCGTCATCCAGGCGATCACCCAGGCACCAGAGGCGACGAGCTTCGATGCGATGGAGCAGCGACAGAAAGCCGTCGCGCGCATCGTCCTCGCCGACCCGGCAGTGGAGTCGATCTCCTCCTTCGTTGGCGTCGATGGAACCAACGCCACGCTCAACAGCGGTCGCCTGCAGATCACGCTGAAGCCGCTCTCAACCCGCAAAGTCAGCGCTTCCGACATCATCCAACGTCTGCGCAGCAAGGTGTCCACTGTCGAGGGCATCAAGACCTACATGCAGCCCGTGCAGGACCTCACCGTAGAAGATCGCGTGAGCCGTACGCAGTATCAATACACCATCGAAGACCCCGACCAGGCGGAGCTCAACGCATGGACACAGAAGATCGTCGAGCAGTTCCGTAAGCTTCCGCAGCTGCAGGATGTTGTTACCGACGAAGCACCGAATGGCAACTCGCTGAACGTCACCATCGATCGCGTCACCGCCTCGCGCCTGGGAGTGACGCCGTCCACTCTCGACGCAACGCTCTACGACGCCTTCGGCCAACGCCAGGTCACAACTCTCTACACGCAGACGAACCAGTATCACGTGATCCTCGAAGCCCTGCCGCAGTTCCAGTCATCACCGCGCGGCCTCGACAGCATTTACCTCCAGGGCACGAACGGTACGAGCTCGTCGAGTTCCACGGGCAGCTCTTCCTCTTCTTCCTCGAGTTCGTCTTCCTCCACGAGCAGCACATCGCAACTCAGCGCGGCATCAAGCTCTGGCGTCAGCGCTGTCGCCTCAAGCAACTCCGCGCTCGCCACAACATCTGCATCCTCGCAGTTGAGCTCTTCCGCAAGCAGCAACACACTCACCAGCAACAGCAGCGTGCTGCAAACCGCGTCGAACAACGCCACGACCACCATTGCTGGCTCATCGACAACCGGCACTTCCGCAGCTTCCAGCTCGGGCACTTCGTCGTCGGACACAACCGCTCTACCGATTCCGATGAGCGCCTTCAGCACGGTAGAGAAGAAACTCAGCCCGCTCACCATCGATCATCAAGGGCAGTTCCCTGTCGTCACGGTCAGCTTCAACCTCGCTCCGGGCGTTCACCTGAGCCAGGCGGTCGACGCGATCCACAAAGTTGAGAAGGACATGAAGCCACCGGTGAATCTGCAGCTTCAGTTTCAGGGCACTGCGGCTTCCTATGAGAACTCGCTCGCCAACGAAGGACTACTGGTTCTCGCGGCACTGCTCACCGTGTATATCGTCCTCGGCGTTCTCTACGAAAGCTTCATTCACCCCTTCACGATTCTCTCGACGTTGCCCTCGGCCGGCGTAGGCGCACTGCTCGCGCTGTTTGTCTGCAAACAGGACCTCGGCATCGTGGGCATCATCGGCATCGTGTTGCTCATCGGCATCGTGAAGAAGAACGGCATCATGATCGTCGACTTCGCGATGCAAGCTGAGCGCGAAGAAGGCAAGAGTCCTGAAGAGGCCATCTACTCCGCATCGCTGCTGCGCTTCCGCCCCATCTTGATGACCACGCTGGCCGCGCTCTTCGGAGGTATCCCTCTTGCGCTAGGCCAGGGTATCGGCGCGGAGCTTCGTCGCCCGCTGGGCATCGCGATGGTGGGCGGTTTGCTCGTCAGCCAACTGCTCACGCTGTACACGACCCCTGTCATCTATCTCTGGTTCGACCGCATTAGCCAACGCCTGCGCCGCTCCAGGAACGCGCAGTTCGTTCCGTCCGTGGAGCCCGGCGCATGAACCTCTCCGCTCCTGCCATCCGAAGGCCCATCGCCACCATCCTGCTGACAGCAGCGATCGCACTCGCCGGCTCCATCGCGTTCAACGTATTGCCCGTGTCGCCGCTGCCGCAGATCGACTCGCCCACCATATCGGTAAACGCCTCACTACCGGGCGCATCCCCAGAAGTGATGGCCGCAGCGGTGGCCACGCCGCTGGAGCGCCAGTTCGGCCACATCGCTGGCGTCACGGAGATGGTGAGCCAGAGCTCCACCGGCTCCGCGACGATCTCCCTGCAGTTCGATCTCAACCGCAACATCGACGCTGCCGCGCGCGACGTGCAGGCCGCCATCAGCGCTGCTCGCACGTACCTCCCCACCAACCTGCCGTCGAACCCCACATACCGCAAGGTGAACTCTGCGGACCGACCCATCGCGATCATCGCCGTCACCTCTGACTCTGCTTCTACAGGCGAAATGTATGACTCTGCGTCAACCATCCTCGAGCAGAAGCTTTCACAGATTCAAGGCGTCGGTCAGGTCACTGTAGGGGGATCCTCGTTGCCTGCGGTCCGCGTCGAGATCAATCCCCTGCAGTTGCAGCACTACGGCGTCAGCCTCACGACGGTGGCGACGTTTCTGCAGAACCAGAACGCGCACTCACCGACGGGAAGCATCGCGGACGGCAAGACTACAGCCTTCATCAAGGTGAACGATCAACTCTCGAAAGCTGCGGACTACAAAGACCTCGTCGTCACCGTGAAGAACGGATCGCCGATTCGCCTGCGCGATGTGGCCGAAGTCGAGGACGGCACGGAAAGCATTCGCTCCGCGGGCTACGTCAACGGCAAGACTGCAGTGATGATCATCGTGTTCAAGCAGCCCGGCGCGAACATCATTCAGACGGTGGACAAGATCAAAAGCGAACTGCCTGCTATGCAACTTGCGATCCCGGCCTCGCAACACATCGGAATCATGGTCGACGCAACGACGACGATTCGCGCGTCGCTGCATGATGTCGAGCGAACGCTGCTGCTCTCAATCTTGCTGGTAATTCTGGTCGTCTTCGTTTTTCTGCGCGATTGGCGTGCCACGCTGATCCCCGGCATCGCCGTTCCCGTCTCGCTGATCGGAACATTTGCGGCGATGTACCTGCTCGGCTATTCGCTGGACAATCTCTCGTTGATGGCGCTTACCATCTCCACCGGCTTCGTCATTGACGACGCAATCGTGGTGATGGAAAACATCAAGCGGCATCTCGAAGATGGAATGCCCACCAAGGAAGCAGCCTTCAAAGGCGCCAAGGAGATCGGCTTCACGGTACTCTCGATCACCGCGTCGCTGCTGGCTGTCTTCATTCCCATCCTGATGATGGGCGGGATCATCGGACGTCTCTTCCGCGAGTTTGCCGTCACGCTTTCGCTCGCCATCACCATCTCCATGCTGTTGTCGCTGACAACGACACCCATGCTCTGCTCATTGCTGCTGAAGCAGCACGGCGAGACCAGGCATGGAAAGCTATATCTGATCGTCGAGCGTGCGTTTGAGCTTCTTGTACGCGGCTACGAACGCTCACTGCGCTGGGTACTGCGAGACCATGCAGTGATGGTGCTGATCCTCTTCTTCGTGACTGCGGCGATGAATATCACGTACCTCACACGCGTCTCGAAGGGCTTCTTCCCCACGCAGGACACGGGAGAGATCATGGGCGGAATGCGTGGGCCGCAGGACGCGTCCTTCGGCATGATGAGCGACGCACTGAAGCGCGCGATCGCCATCGTGCGCGCTGACCCCGCCGTGCAGAATGCTGTCGGCTTCACCGGCGGACAGGGCACGAGCAACAGCGGATTTATGTTCGTCGCGTTGAAGCCACTGGCACAACGCGGTGTCAGCGCAGCTGAGGTCGTCAATCGCCTGCGACCCAGGCTCGCAAAGATCAAGCAGGCGCAGACCTTCCTCATGGCCGCGCAAGATCTGCAGATCGGCGGACGCCAGACCAACGCGCAGTATCAGTACACCCTGCAAGCGGACAGTACGGCGGACCTGCGCAGCTATGTGCCGAAGCTTTATCTCAAGATGAAAGAGCTGCCGGCATTGCGCGATGTGGATACGGACCTGCAAGCAGGCGGCCTCGAGGCGTACCTCACTTACGACCGCGCGACCGCTGCGCGCTTAGGCATCACCGCGAGCGATATCGATAACGTCCTCAATGACTCGTATTCGCAAGCCGAGCCGTCAACGATCTATAAAGCGCTGAACCAATACCACGTCGTGCTCGAAGCGCAGCCGCGGTTCTACACCGGCCCCGACGCGTTGAAAGACACGTACGTTCAAAGCAGCGCAGGCACTGTCCCCATAGCCGCAATCACGACATATAAGCCGCTGACGGGCCCACTCTCCGTCAACCACACCGGGCTCTATCCGTCCTCGACGCTGTCCTTCAACCTCGCCCCAGGTGCGTCCCTCAGCGATGCCACAGCACAGATTCACAACCTTGAATCATCGCTCGGTATCCCAAAGAGCGTACACGGAACCTTCACCGGAACCGCGCAGCAATATCAAGCATCGTTGAGCTCTGAGCCGTTGTTGATCGCCACCGCTATCTTCGCGATCTACATCGTTCTCGGCGTTTTGTACGAGAGCTTCATCCACCCGATCACGATTCTGACTACGCTGCCATCGGCATCTCTCGGCGCAGTGATCACGCTTGTGCTCTTTCACGCAGAGCTCGACATCATCTCGCTCATCGGCATCATCCTGCTGATCGGCATCGTGAAGAAGAACGCCATCATGATGATCGACTTCGCTCTACAGCTGGAGCGCGAGCAGCAGATGAAGACCGAGGACGCCATCTTCCAGGCATGTGTGCTGCGCTTCCGCCCCATCCTGATGACGACCGCTGCAGCGTTCTTCGGCGCAGTCCCTCTCGCTTTCGGCACCGGCATCGGATCGGAGCTGCGGCGCCCGTTGGGTCTCACGATTCTGGGCGGCCTGCTTGTCAGCCAGGTGCTCACGCTCTACACCACACCGGTCATTTACATGTTCATGGACCGCCTGCGCAAGCGCTTCTCGCGGCACGGCGCGCAGCTCCAGCCGCAAAGACCTCACACTTTGCCGACACCTCAGGAGGCACTCTAATGTCCCGTTCCTCTGCTTCGCCTCTTCTTGCTCGCGGCACTTCTGCCTGCGCTTCTTTGTTCTTCGCTCTCTCGCTCAGCGGTTGCCGCGTAGGCCCGAAGTATGTGCGTCCCGCTATGCCTGCACCGCCCGCAGTGAGCTACAAAGAAAACACTCCCGGCACTACGGAGGCGCAGAAAAGCGGTTGGAAGCAGGCCAATCCGTCAGACGCGATGATTCGCGGCAATTGGTGGGAGGTCTTCGGC
Above is a genomic segment from Granulicella cerasi containing:
- a CDS encoding TonB-dependent receptor; its protein translation is MLFFLSSGRGRAKQVFRPLIFGAACVGSSLLASAPAVSQEITGTIVGRVTDSTGGLLPGARVDVINTDTKQKIRSLKTNGEAEFNATLLPVGHYAIHISATGFRSVDQTSIELHVSDRLNFAIKMVPGAADEVITVNADAVQVQTQTSASEQIISRSEVQQLSIVNRNFLGLLALLPGVTNTAGSDELTIGAVNPTGSVNSLTYSLNGGRVSANAFLLDGADNLDRGANTTLVNTPSIDAIAEFKVTRGVYSAEYGRNAASQVNVITVAGGSKYHGDLYEFFRNDVLNANSALNNHKGIVRPPLRYNDFGGSVGGPVPKMHDTFFFFSEEARRILQYQTQGGGLAPTADLKKGIFTHQVCTSFTTAKATACTPGAYTTNITNISPIAQEYIKDVYSKIPDGTPTSYLLISTGRSIYDLHQELARFDHSFSPRESMTVRYIRDAINTVEPYGYQINATIPNASTTQSSSPGGNIMARLTSVIRPTLLNEVAFAYTTGRRFSQPIGLMAKKNSPDVNVTLPFRSTVDSIPGISITGFNAVKGFGDYDNYSRNFNGFDNVTFATGRQTLKFGATYNYYEKTENNASTNAGNFAFATTALAPGGISSEQTWANFLLGINATFTQTSLDLRPDIRKTEYEFYAQDDYRVLPQLTLNVGVRYSQFRQPWDAKNMLTNFDADKFIPANAPTLVTGTPSTYIPGTGDPYNGIIVNNLNSPWGSKVGPESGGKFSPRLGFAWSPFPSNTTAVRGGWGLVWDSTLTGIYENNIFTNAPFLNNLTVQNTTFADPAAGTTNNSIPGLRATPIPTRLPYTEQYSLDIQQQLGKSTIFDLGYYGSKGTHLLGIADINTLRPGQYAAQTGITTPLSTGTSSNVNPYRPYVGYTSINAVQSNYGSNYNSLQAAMERRTSDGSSIRLAYTWQKTLTDASTDRNSAPQNHYDPHAEYAVANFNRAQVFVASFVYHIPFRLGKKTSVAHAIFANWQLSGTASFDAGLATAVTSGSGQDPAQMGVLGVSSIVTLRPDRISDPNKNAPHTLDKWFNTAAYAEVPSGQVRVGNAKPTSMIGPGFQQWDLSMSRNMKFTRRFGGQFRVESFNTFNHTNPQGLVTATGTATAGAAFGYVSSVREPRRIQLAMKLNF
- a CDS encoding HAMP domain-containing sensor histidine kinase, which produces MRTFFLQMFVAFWLVTIGIFLVATALNPDGAHGSLENIFAFSQQDAEQVNESVVAIYQHHGCDFPPRIRQYYVLSNTSGQTMCGAALDAKTVELVRDSVRSNHVVGLHHGSEWITATPASLGQQQYVVLHHGPYVPRPWFPHLPGVALPVSLVITFLFAFLLTLPVRALSRAFRDFSAGDLSVRLPVSKGRFSGWGGADVRSLMLDFNYMADRISGLMEAQKMLVRDVSHELRSPLARLRLALEMAREQSGAPLPELDRMEIEAERVNDLIGQMLTLSLMESTQEIASRERIEVRELVESMMPDLRFEAERRQCSVNLRVPTSPLFVDGNAELLRRMVENVARNAIRYTHPGTEVEIALGSESLRQSSKDRAARPSSFVTIEVADRGPGVPEESLAMLFRAFFRTDSARGSSTGGFGLGLSIAERAARLHHGGISAHNRSGGGLRIAIRLRQEAATRSA
- a CDS encoding response regulator transcription factor, which gives rise to MASSGADSVLIVDDDVELCEMLSSYLGSHGWSVSTAHSGEAGLASAASLMPHLVIVDVMLPDMDGFEVLRRLHKAHSHRVLLLTARGEEIDRIVGLELGADDYLGKPFNPRELMARMKAILRRSQATAEKTASSTEVSGFSVDSLKRAISFRQRLVPLTDAEFMLLQFFLERAHEVISRDELSLTVFERASRPFDRTVDMTVSRLRRKLEQLAGFHGGIRSVRNSGYIFVPEGDGGER
- a CDS encoding secondary thiamine-phosphate synthase enzyme YjbQ; protein product: MKQAVHKLEIATRGKGLYEFTPSVAEWAGRQEMRTGLVTVFCRHTSASLLIQENADPTVRTDIRAYFDQIAPDDGPYEHNYEGADDMPAHLKTALTQVQLSIPFVNGRMALGTWQGIYLFEHRVHPHRREIVLHLIGE
- a CDS encoding efflux RND transporter periplasmic adaptor subunit — translated: MAEPAALNTTQPTHSPQRKHRWLAWLLGVVVVLLLLVPLFLHSKDATPAGPPAGAGTSVTVEAVKQGSMDVFLDALGTVTPLQTVNVYSQASGRVMAVNYREGQMVQKGQSLVEIDPRPVEAQLQQALGTLAKDRSALEQDKVNLKRYQDALAGNAIAQQTVFDAEATVRQAEGTVQNDEGSVAYYRVQLSYCHIVAPISGRIGLRLVDPGNTIFSGSSSTIATITQLNPITTVFSIAEDHMPAVQKQIQQQKDGLRVDLYDRALENKLSTGKLLTFDNQVDTSTGTVRLRAQFDNQSNTLFPNQFVNARLEVNRLENAKIVSTAAVQYNGQQAFVYTIDPANKVHLQNVTVINTEGNQSAIDGINVGERVVTSNFDRIQDGGSVSIQGAKPATKTTGQAR